In one window of Chitinophagales bacterium DNA:
- a CDS encoding DPP IV N-terminal domain-containing protein gives MRSLFVAVLLVFGLALQAQTPVSEANYALAARFSPKKLEKMVFSTAVDPHWLKKSDRFWYMYQTTEGKKWYIVDAAKGEKKVLFDNAALAAKLTRITDDPMDAQHLNIDSMRFVRDENWIQFEVKSTKEIEKKDSTAKKGTPPVKEKKVFYFEYNINTGELVELNDFKKPKRKPSWANISPDGNVILFGRNNNLYWMDKANYEKAVKNEDDSTIVDYQLTKDGIENFGYYNDGNLSGSGDSNVDKEKNKMKRRPVFVFWSPDSKYFALNRVDNRKVKDLWVINSIADPRPTLETYKYWMPGEKDAPVEHLLVFDLTSKTSREISVGMFKDQDVSVWSEPAKMSNRDDDYRPAIWLGNGNQFYFSRTSRDLKRIDLCIANVQTGDVKTLIEERLNTYVEIKRPGLVNGGKELIQWSEDDGWGHFYLYDENGKLKNQITSGPWHCEDILGIDEKNRVLYFSANGKEANEDPYYLHAYRINFDGTGLKLLTPGDFDHSPSMDDNSRYVVNNFSRVNTVPKSVLFAADGRKILDLETADLSSLFAAGYKFPETFKAKADDGITDIYGVMYKPFDFDSTKKYPIIEYVYPGPQTEAVNKAFSRGMDRTDRLAQLGFVVVTLGNRGGHPSRSKWYHNYGYGNLRDYGLADKKAVAEQLADRHKFLDITKVGIHGHSGGGFMSTAAMLVYPDFFKVAVSSAGNHDNSIYNRWWSEKHHGVKEIISDKGDTTFQYSIDKNPELAKNLKGRLMLAHGEIDNNVHPANTMRVVNALIKANKRFDMLVLPTQRHGFGDMTEYFFWRMADYFTEHLMGDNKSRKVDVEEINKEVEQTNKQQRRG, from the coding sequence ATGAGATCCTTGTTCGTGGCAGTTTTGCTCGTATTCGGATTGGCGCTACAAGCCCAAACCCCCGTTTCAGAAGCCAATTATGCATTGGCCGCACGTTTCTCTCCTAAAAAGCTGGAAAAGATGGTCTTTAGTACGGCCGTTGATCCGCATTGGTTGAAGAAATCTGATCGCTTCTGGTATATGTATCAAACCACAGAAGGTAAGAAGTGGTATATCGTAGATGCAGCCAAGGGTGAGAAGAAAGTATTGTTTGATAATGCTGCACTTGCTGCCAAGCTTACGCGCATTACTGATGATCCAATGGATGCTCAGCACCTAAATATCGACAGTATGCGTTTTGTACGCGATGAAAACTGGATTCAGTTTGAGGTAAAGAGCACCAAAGAAATCGAGAAGAAAGATTCTACAGCCAAAAAAGGTACACCTCCAGTAAAAGAAAAGAAGGTGTTCTACTTTGAGTATAATATCAACACTGGTGAGCTGGTAGAATTGAATGATTTCAAAAAGCCAAAGCGTAAGCCAAGCTGGGCAAATATTTCTCCTGATGGTAATGTTATTCTTTTTGGTAGAAACAACAATCTCTACTGGATGGATAAAGCCAACTATGAGAAAGCTGTCAAGAATGAAGATGATAGCACTATTGTAGATTATCAGTTAACCAAAGATGGTATTGAGAACTTTGGTTACTATAATGATGGTAACCTCTCTGGTTCTGGTGATAGCAATGTTGACAAAGAGAAAAACAAAATGAAGCGCAGACCAGTATTTGTTTTCTGGTCGCCCGATTCTAAATACTTCGCACTAAACCGTGTCGATAACAGAAAAGTAAAGGACCTCTGGGTCATCAACAGCATTGCTGATCCGCGCCCAACTTTGGAAACCTATAAGTATTGGATGCCCGGTGAAAAAGATGCACCTGTAGAGCATCTGCTGGTGTTTGATCTTACATCTAAAACATCTCGTGAGATTTCAGTAGGTATGTTCAAAGATCAGGATGTGAGTGTATGGTCTGAGCCTGCCAAAATGAGCAATAGAGATGATGATTATCGCCCTGCCATTTGGTTGGGGAATGGTAATCAGTTTTATTTCAGCAGAACCAGTCGCGATTTGAAGCGTATTGATCTTTGTATAGCGAATGTGCAGACCGGCGATGTGAAGACCTTGATTGAAGAGCGTTTGAATACCTATGTTGAGATCAAGCGCCCCGGTTTAGTGAATGGTGGTAAGGAATTGATTCAATGGAGTGAAGATGATGGATGGGGACATTTCTATCTGTATGATGAGAATGGTAAACTGAAAAATCAAATCACATCAGGTCCTTGGCATTGTGAAGATATTCTCGGTATTGATGAAAAGAACCGCGTATTGTATTTCTCGGCCAATGGTAAAGAAGCCAATGAAGATCCTTATTACCTGCATGCTTACCGCATCAATTTCGATGGTACAGGATTGAAGCTATTGACACCCGGCGATTTTGATCATTCACCCAGCATGGATGACAACAGTCGTTATGTGGTGAATAATTTCTCTCGCGTAAATACGGTACCTAAATCAGTTCTTTTTGCTGCTGATGGTAGAAAAATTCTGGATTTGGAAACTGCCGACTTAAGCAGCTTGTTCGCAGCAGGCTATAAATTTCCAGAGACATTTAAAGCAAAAGCAGATGATGGCATCACAGATATTTATGGCGTGATGTATAAACCTTTTGATTTCGACAGCACCAAGAAATATCCCATCATCGAGTATGTATATCCTGGTCCGCAAACCGAAGCTGTGAATAAAGCATTCAGCCGCGGTATGGATCGTACAGATCGTTTGGCACAGTTGGGTTTTGTAGTAGTTACATTAGGTAATAGAGGCGGACATCCAAGTCGTAGCAAGTGGTACCACAATTATGGGTACGGAAATCTGCGCGATTATGGTTTGGCCGATAAGAAAGCTGTTGCAGAACAACTGGCTGATCGTCATAAGTTCTTGGATATTACTAAAGTGGGTATTCATGGTCACTCAGGTGGTGGCTTTATGAGTACTGCTGCTATGCTGGTGTATCCTGATTTCTTCAAAGTAGCTGTGTCATCTGCAGGTAACCACGACAACTCCATTTACAATAGATGGTGGAGTGAGAAGCACCATGGTGTGAAGGAAATCATCAGCGATAAGGGCGACACAACTTTCCAATACAGCATTGATAAAAACCCAGAGTTGGCGAAAAACTTGAAGGGTAGACTGATGCTTGCGCATGGTGAAATTGATAACAATGTGCATCCTGCGAATACCATGCGTGTGGTGAATGCATTGATCAAAGCCAATAAGCGTTTTGATATGTTGGTGCTGCCAACACAGCGTCATGGCTTTGGCGATATGACAGAATACTTCTTCTGGCGTATGGCAGATTATTTCACAGAGCACCTGATGGGTGACAATAAATCACGTAAGGTAGATGTGGAAGAAATCAACAAAGAAGTAGAGCAAACGAATAAGCAACAGAGAAGAGGGTAA
- the kynU gene encoding kynureninase, with amino-acid sequence MAPFEASLDYARKADQADALHHFKAQFHFPHHNGKEVIYFCGNSLGLQPKSAHAAIETELKTWREQAVGGYFNGANPWLYYQDYCKPALAKIMGASNEEITVMNALTVNMHLMMLSFYKPTSTRYKIMLEAGAFPSDQYAVETQAKHHGFNPDDAIIEIAPRAGEKTLRTEDILQAIEDHKDSLALTIFGGINYYTGQFFDIPTITNAAQAAGAIAGWDLAHVAGNIPLQLHDWQIDFAIWCSYKYLNAGPGAVGGVFVHNKHAQQTDVNRMAGWWGNDEKTRFKMEKGFYAKPDASGWNISTAQVFNTVCLKASLEVFDQADIHALRAKSIQLTNYLEYLLQQLPNLQFEIITPADPAQRGAQLSLYFPNNGKAIHQKMIESGIIVDYREPGVIRVAPAPLYCSFEDVYSFYEILKNNF; translated from the coding sequence ATGGCCCCATTTGAAGCAAGTCTCGATTATGCACGCAAAGCGGATCAGGCAGATGCCCTACACCATTTTAAAGCGCAGTTCCACTTTCCGCACCATAATGGTAAAGAAGTCATTTATTTCTGCGGCAACTCGCTGGGCTTACAGCCAAAATCTGCGCATGCTGCTATAGAAACAGAGTTAAAGACTTGGCGCGAGCAAGCGGTAGGGGGTTATTTCAATGGTGCCAATCCTTGGTTGTACTATCAGGATTATTGCAAACCGGCTTTGGCCAAAATCATGGGCGCATCTAATGAAGAGATCACTGTGATGAATGCCCTTACGGTGAATATGCACCTGATGATGCTGAGCTTTTACAAGCCAACATCTACCCGATACAAGATCATGTTGGAAGCAGGTGCATTTCCATCTGATCAATATGCAGTAGAAACCCAGGCCAAACATCATGGATTCAATCCCGATGATGCCATTATTGAAATTGCCCCTCGTGCCGGAGAAAAAACACTGCGCACAGAAGATATTCTGCAAGCAATTGAAGACCATAAAGATAGTCTGGCCCTCACCATTTTTGGAGGCATCAATTATTATACCGGACAATTCTTCGATATTCCCACCATCACGAATGCAGCACAAGCTGCTGGCGCTATTGCTGGCTGGGATCTGGCACACGTAGCAGGTAATATTCCTTTGCAGTTGCACGATTGGCAGATTGATTTTGCCATCTGGTGCAGTTATAAATATTTGAATGCCGGTCCGGGTGCTGTAGGCGGTGTATTCGTACACAACAAACATGCACAACAAACAGATGTAAACAGAATGGCCGGCTGGTGGGGTAATGATGAAAAGACCCGCTTTAAAATGGAGAAAGGCTTTTATGCCAAACCAGATGCGAGTGGCTGGAATATCAGTACGGCACAAGTCTTCAATACAGTTTGCTTGAAAGCATCATTGGAAGTTTTTGATCAAGCAGATATACATGCACTACGTGCTAAGAGCATTCAGTTAACCAACTATCTGGAGTATCTTTTGCAGCAATTACCCAACCTTCAATTTGAAATCATCACACCAGCGGATCCGGCACAACGTGGTGCGCAATTGAGTTTGTATTTCCCCAATAACGGCAAAGCCATTCACCAGAAAATGATTGAAAGCGGCATTATTGTGGACTATCGTGAACCAGGTGTAATACGAGTAGCTCCTGCACCGCTGTATTGTAGTTTTGAAGACGTTTACTCATTCTATGAAATTTTGAAAAACAACTTTTAA
- the pyrF gene encoding orotidine-5'-phosphate decarboxylase: MNRQQLVAQIQAKRSYLCVGLDTDIEKIPAHLRHRPDAVVAFNKAIIDATKDACVSYKINTAFYESMGIKGWEAMEETLYYIPDTHFKIADAKRGDIGNTSAQYAKTFFEVLPFDAVTVAPYMGEDSVRPFLEYPDKVTIVLGLTSNKGSNDFQQLLVEETEDKNLVPNIIGGNRPKALYEKVLERVANWGTPDNLMFVVGATKAFELENIRSIIPDHFLLVPGVGFQGGSLADVSRYGLNKDCGLLVNASRAIIYAAVDENFAAEARTIAAQYQVEMSSYLPA, from the coding sequence ATGAACCGTCAGCAACTGGTTGCACAAATACAAGCGAAGCGCAGTTATCTCTGCGTAGGTCTTGATACCGATATAGAAAAGATTCCGGCGCATTTACGTCATCGTCCCGATGCAGTAGTGGCTTTCAACAAAGCCATTATTGATGCGACCAAAGATGCTTGTGTGAGCTATAAAATCAACACGGCTTTCTACGAGTCCATGGGTATCAAGGGCTGGGAAGCTATGGAAGAAACCCTGTACTATATTCCGGATACGCATTTCAAGATTGCTGATGCCAAGCGTGGAGATATTGGCAACACATCTGCACAGTATGCCAAGACATTCTTTGAAGTGTTACCTTTTGATGCAGTAACTGTAGCGCCATACATGGGCGAGGATAGCGTAAGACCTTTCTTAGAGTATCCAGATAAAGTGACCATTGTTTTAGGTCTCACTTCCAACAAAGGCAGTAATGATTTTCAGCAATTGCTGGTGGAAGAGACAGAAGACAAAAATTTAGTGCCCAATATAATTGGCGGCAACAGGCCCAAAGCTTTGTATGAAAAAGTATTGGAGCGCGTAGCCAATTGGGGCACGCCAGATAACTTGATGTTTGTGGTAGGTGCTACCAAGGCTTTCGAGTTGGAGAATATACGCTCGATTATTCCCGATCACTTTCTGCTGGTGCCCGGCGTAGGTTTTCAGGGTGGTAGTTTGGCCGATGTGAGTCGCTATGGCTTAAATAAAGACTGCGGATTGCTGGTGAATGCCAGTCGCGCAATAATTTATGCTGCCGTAGATGAAAACTTTGCAGCAGAGGCAAGAACCATTGCCGCGCAATATCAGGTAGAAATGAGCAGCTATTTACCTGCCTGA
- a CDS encoding SGNH/GDSL hydrolase family protein has translation MSKHIHSYLALGDSYTIGESVPLHDSFPYQVVQLLRKQGISFHAPEIVAKTGWTSSELAEHLLHHNYEEQYDFVTLLIGVNNQYRRWSMDDYKSDFAFLLKKAIHLAQDKKHHVVALSIPDWGVTPFAKGRDAAQIAKEIDAFNNINHDIAQAAGVHYVEITKGSRHAKEDNSLLAADGLHYSGKEHAKWAEQVAFIFQKMIQAGK, from the coding sequence ATGTCTAAACACATTCACTCCTACTTAGCATTGGGCGATTCCTACACGATAGGTGAATCTGTTCCCTTGCATGATAGCTTTCCCTATCAAGTAGTACAATTGCTGCGTAAGCAGGGCATTTCTTTTCATGCTCCGGAGATTGTGGCCAAGACTGGCTGGACGAGTTCAGAGTTAGCTGAACATTTACTGCACCACAACTATGAAGAGCAATATGATTTTGTGACATTGTTGATTGGTGTGAACAATCAATACCGCCGCTGGTCGATGGATGATTACAAAAGCGATTTTGCATTTCTGCTGAAAAAAGCCATTCATTTAGCACAGGACAAAAAACACCACGTAGTGGCATTGTCCATTCCTGATTGGGGTGTTACGCCTTTTGCCAAAGGAAGAGATGCTGCACAGATTGCCAAAGAGATAGACGCTTTCAATAATATTAATCACGATATCGCACAAGCTGCTGGTGTACATTATGTAGAAATCACCAAAGGCAGCAGACATGCGAAAGAAGACAATAGCTTACTTGCCGCTGACGGATTACATTATTCGGGAAAGGAACACGCAAAATGGGCTGAGCAAGTGGCATTCATTTTTCAAAAGATGATTCAGGCAGGTAAATAG
- a CDS encoding acyl-CoA dehydrogenase family protein, with amino-acid sequence MAARTDTFQSPDYYLLDELLTDEHKLIRESVRNYVKKEISPIIEDYAQRAEFPQQIVQQLGEMGCFGPTVPVEYGGGGLDYISYGLMMQELERGDSGVRSTASVQGSLVMFPIYAYGSEEQKRKYLPKLGSGEWLGCFGLTEPDHGSNPAGMVTNFKDAGDHVILNGAKMWISNAPFAQVAVVWAKNDAGEIQGIIVERGMEGFTTPTTHGKWSLRASATGELVFDNVKVPKENILPGVKGLKGPLSCLSKARYGIAWGALGAAMDCYDTALRYSMERVQFDRPIGGFQLQQKKLAEMITEITKAQLLVWRLGVLMNEGRATPAQISMAKRNSCEIATNIARDARQMLGGMGITGEYSIMRHMMNLESVITYEGTHDVHLLITGMDVTGYNAFK; translated from the coding sequence ATGGCTGCCAGAACAGACACTTTCCAATCGCCCGATTATTATTTGCTCGATGAATTGCTGACCGATGAGCATAAGCTTATTCGTGAATCCGTACGCAATTATGTGAAGAAGGAAATTTCGCCCATCATTGAAGATTATGCGCAGCGCGCGGAGTTTCCGCAGCAGATTGTGCAGCAGCTGGGTGAAATGGGTTGCTTTGGTCCAACCGTGCCGGTTGAATACGGCGGTGGTGGTCTGGATTACATTAGCTATGGTTTGATGATGCAAGAATTGGAGCGTGGTGATAGTGGCGTACGTTCAACTGCATCTGTACAAGGCTCATTGGTGATGTTCCCAATCTATGCTTATGGCAGTGAGGAACAGAAAAGAAAATACTTACCTAAACTCGGCAGCGGTGAATGGTTGGGTTGTTTCGGTTTAACAGAACCTGATCATGGTAGTAACCCTGCAGGTATGGTCACCAATTTTAAAGATGCTGGTGACCATGTGATTTTGAATGGCGCCAAAATGTGGATCAGTAATGCGCCTTTTGCACAAGTGGCTGTGGTTTGGGCTAAAAATGATGCTGGTGAAATTCAGGGCATCATCGTGGAACGTGGAATGGAAGGATTTACCACACCAACCACACATGGTAAGTGGAGCTTACGTGCCAGTGCCACAGGTGAGTTGGTATTCGATAATGTAAAAGTGCCCAAAGAAAATATTTTACCTGGCGTAAAAGGCTTGAAAGGTCCTTTGAGCTGTTTGTCTAAAGCCCGTTATGGTATTGCCTGGGGTGCTTTGGGTGCAGCAATGGATTGTTATGATACTGCTTTGCGTTACAGTATGGAGCGTGTGCAGTTCGACAGACCGATTGGCGGATTTCAGTTACAGCAGAAAAAGCTGGCTGAGATGATTACAGAAATTACCAAAGCGCAATTATTGGTATGGCGTCTGGGTGTATTGATGAATGAAGGTCGCGCTACACCTGCCCAAATCAGCATGGCAAAACGTAACAGCTGTGAAATAGCCACCAATATTGCCCGCGATGCACGTCAGATGTTGGGTGGTATGGGTATTACTGGAGAATACAGCATCATGCGCCACATGATGAATTTGGAAAGTGTGATCACTTATGAGGGTACACATGATGTGCACTTACTGATCACCGGTATGGATGTTACAGGGTATAACGCATTCAAATAA